The following proteins come from a genomic window of Alnus glutinosa chromosome 10, dhAlnGlut1.1, whole genome shotgun sequence:
- the LOC133879775 gene encoding germin-like protein subfamily 3 member 2: protein MSQELKILLVVVTTTLFHSHVAFASDPDPVLDFCVAFKDSATATTTTNPSCKNSSAVTVEDFTFSGIKFPGNYSQTGFSAMPVNSNVFPGLNTLGMSFVRADFGVGGINVPHFHPRATETAFVLEGRIYSGFVDTNNRVYAKVVEKGEIMVFPRGLLHFQMNVGDTPASILGSFNSQNPGLQKIPSAIFGSGIEEKLLEKAFGLNAKEIAKLRNRFLSH from the coding sequence ATGTCGCAGGAACTGAAAATACTGTTAGTCGTTGTTACTACTACTCTGTTCCACAGCCATGTGGCCTTTGCTTCTGACCCAGATCCAGTCCTAGACTTCTGCGTAGCCTTCAAAGACTCTGCAACTGCAACCACAACCACAAATCCATCATGCAAGAACTCATCAGCTGTCACTGTGGAAGATTTCACATTCTCGGGCATAAAATTTCCTGGAAACTACAGCCAAACAGGCTTTTCAGCCATGCCAGTGAACTCAAACGTGTTTCCAGGCTTAAACACGCTTGGCATGTCATTTGTGCGAGCAGACTTCGGCGTCGGCGGCATCAACGTGCCGCATTTCCATCCGAGAGCAACTGAGACTGCGTTTGTGTTGGAGGGAAGGATTTATTCGGGATTTGTGGACACGAACAACAGGGTTTATGCAAAAGTGGTCGAGAAAGGAGAGATTATGGTGTTCCCCAGAGGTCTACTTCACTTCCAAATGAACGTCGGAGACACACCGGCGAGTATTTTGGGGAGTTTCAACAGCCAAAACCCGGGCTTGCAGAAAATCCCGAGTGCAATTTTTGGATCTGGAATCGAAGAAAAGCTTTTGGAGAAGGCTTTTGGATTGAATGCCAAGGAGATCGCCAAGTTGAGGAACAGGTTTCTTTCCCACTGA